Genomic DNA from Bradysia coprophila strain Holo2 chromosome X unlocalized genomic scaffold, BU_Bcop_v1 contig_39, whole genome shotgun sequence:
ATGCAGTCCTCACCTCGGAGCAACAAATCAATCGTTTACTACGACCGGGCTCCACATACTTCAATTTGAATCCGTTTGAAGTGCTGCAATTGGAACCGGAGGCCACGGTAACGGACATAAAGAAAAAGTATCGATCGCTCTCTATACTCTGCCATCCGGACAAGAATCAAGATAATAAAGATCAAGGTAAGATCTGGTGAGATTTTTGGTGGCCTGAATGGCGAATTTAGGTATTAGTCGGTCCATTAAGTAAGAGGGATCGAGACATGGATATTCAATGAGCAAATGGATGTTTACAGATTCTAGGAATCTTTTAGAAAGTCGACAAGGGTCTGTGTAGAGGTGGATGCGCTTTGCTGCTTTGTCTTTAATCTTCAATCGAAAGTGTTTAGTGATCGCACCATTATACATGAAAAGACCAAACCATGTCAAAGTGTCGGAGGAAGCTCCGAAGAGTCGTTGGTTCAATAATTATCGCTAAGCCTTTCCTCGTCCCACTTTATTCCTACATTAGAACAAAGATTTCGGTACTGCCCACGgacatttaaaatatttagttgATCAATGGGGGGCAATCGAGAAAGAATGGTTCGAGATGAGTCTTAGAACAGAATCGCTGGTTGCGTCGTTATAAATAAAGCACGGAATACGTCTGCCGATGGCAAGAACTTCAGGTCAGGTGAAACCGACACGTTAAGCTAACCAGCCAggtttcaggtgaattcagaTCAGGTCGAATGTGATGATGACGCTCCGAGAAGcatattaaaatgtaaaaatggtGGAACATGTCACAAAAGACACAGCAAGCAGTTATTGTCAAAAACGAAACAGACACTTTCGGCCTTAAGTCTCAACTTTATGCTAAGAATTATGATGCGTGTACGATTGTAAACTGATTTGTAGCATACGTTAAAAAATGAGAGACGCAGCACAATCGTCGCAATCAGCAACGCAAAATTACTCGTGTGTTTCTGGCACACACATAAAGACATCATTGTGCAAATTACTCTGTCCAAATCACAATCTTACACATTTTACATCTCTTTCAGCTGTTTCGCCATTGTTATAATAATGGCAAAACAGCTCAAGCGAGTGAACGCGTAAAATTGAGATTTGGTGACTGTAAAGTATGAATCGTACTACACTCCGTTTACTCATCGTTTACGCTGTGCCAAATGTGccaaaatattaatattaattaCGGCTAGTCGAATGGATATTTTAGCGAATGGGCTTTTTGTTCCACTTAAATTGTCTCTCAgtacaaagaaaaaaaccatttcgaaTTCCCATCCATTTTGCAGCTCAACAAGCTTTCGAGGTGATAAATCGAGCATACAAAGTATTAAGCAATGACATAACACGGAAAAAGTGCTTGGAAGTGTACGAAGAGGCCAAGGATCGCACCGACCATATGGTAATGCTTTATAAATGACAGAAATTgcgaaatttatgtaaatgcCAAACTGTTTCGCAGATTGccgaaaagaagaaaaaattaaaaaaggatGGCAGAGGCGACGAAAGTATTCCCGAAGACGATCCGGATAAATATAAGCATTCAATATACGTAATGGTGATGAAAGTgagtgtgaattttgaatgTATTCATTTTTATAGCATGAAGAGGCGGAGGTACAGATACACCAATATCAGGTTCCGCACCTCCATAATGTTCATAATACAAGacattttgtaacaatttgtTACATTGTCTGTTTTTATGATTTGCCACAATTCTGGTTATTTTCAACGGAAccatttttatggaaatttgatTTCCGCTCTTTAGCCCAGTCCATTATTTCCATCCGAGTTGCGAGTGTCTTGTATTATGAACCCTAAGATGAGGATCTACCATCATTAAGGCAAGTCCCATAACGACTGCCTTCTTATCGAAAAGAGTGAAATTTCTCTAGAATAGAAGTAGTAAGGTCAGGGAGAGCCCAGGCAGAGGTTAGTTCCTCATTTAGCCTAGTAAGCGGGAgaatcaaatgtttttttttgttgtcaacTGCTCGTTTCTTACGCCGTCACTGTTTGAGCCATATGGTTACATTACGCACCTGAGACGAGCAATGTTCATTTTATTCCTCAAAAGTGCAAAAGTGACTTCCCGCTCCTCCCAAAAGTTTTGCGGTATCTTGGATATCACGGATACACATTCTTTGCTACAGTGCCAGACAAAATTGCGCTAAGTCGTAGTGAACGAAAAACACAGATAATTCGCTTTCATGCTAATTTGGATGTCAAACACTTCCATAGATCGAGCAATTGTTAACAAAGAATTGTACCGGATATCgaagcaataaaatttaacgtcGCCGCGCAAGTGAATTAAGGGTTGATAGTCCTCCATTAAACGGTCCGAGTGCTCACTCGTCAATGGATAATCTGTGAAGAACAATTTCACCTGCGAAGTGTCGACAGTATTTTCCACGCATTCCATTAGTGATGAGGTGATAGTCGTAGGTTGACAATCCTACATCAATTTTGGGTAGCTTTGCCTCATACGAAGAAAACAGCTGTGACAGTCGTTGTCGATTCCCTGGTACAAAGTTACCCAGGTGACCCAGTTACCCAAAGTAACGGgtgagattttcaactcttttttgtcagtgtccATCCAATTTCTGACAAGTAACATCATACTCGCCCTTTATTCATCTTCTGGCTCAGTCGTCTTCGTTGTCTTGTTACCGCTCTTTTGATCTAGAGCTGCGTACATTTCATTAAACGGTAcagctgaaaattttcatttgcttGTGGTTCCTCTATCATTTCGTCTTTTCGTGTAAGAAatgttttgagaaaaaaaaaatttcttgacaACTGGTCGAATcacatttctagtgagaaaagtgcagcaTTTTCTCTTccgtggggagaaaatagaacttttctcattcaaACTGTCATTTTGTTTAGATTATCGAAATGCGAATTGCGAAttaatgttttcgtttcgtggagaaaaacggcAGGACACAACACGAActcatgaaaaacgttgtgcccacctctgggagaaataggaaattccaactcgagcgaaATTGCAGTCCTCGTTTCGCTCTTGCCGCAAACAACTTGTTCATAACGAATTTTCTCTCTAATTTTAGTTGTTCGCTGATATGGAACGTCGTCGACAGCAACTGGAAACTCGTGATATGGAAGAACGAAAGCGCAAACGAGAATCGGAAATCGAGGAAGAGGAAAAGAAGAAGGCGGACAAAgaatggcaaaaaaatttcgaagaaTCACGACAGAATCGGGTTCAAAGTTGGCACAGTTTTCAATCGGGATCGTCGGGCAAAAAGGCgaaaaagcagaaaaaatcGCTGGCATTCAATCCGCCAAAACTAAAACCGGAAATGAGATAAACAAACGGACGCTACGACACAATTTCCaatatgaaaactttttaattagaAACTTGAAATACATCAGCTTGTATGTAACTCTAGCGCGACTTCTATGCCTAATATTCAATTCCCTATTCTCTCTCCGCACTCAACGCATCGTTCCCTTGGCATTGGTTTTTCATCCTCTCTGTCATTCGTTTCCGGATTTCGAACAGAATGATTGCTAGTGCGGTGGATGTGTTCAGACTATCGACACCGTTTGCTAGAGGAATGTGAACACAGCATCCATCCCGACTCGTTTTCATCAATTCATATGCTTCGGCTGACACACCTTCCGTTTCTCCACCAATTACAATGACACAATTTTCACACTGCGGAATATCTGTGTACGCCACGAAGCGATCCATGTCACTGGATCCCAACAACGTCTCGGCATTGTCTGCATTGTTTTCGGCCACCAAGACGTTGTAAGTCCGTGGCAGGACACTGTATATGGAATCCCAGGCCATTGGTCCCATTGTCGGTACCAAGAATTGTGATCCTGCTCCGCCGCGCAATGCTTTCGTATCCCACTGATCCGCACATCCTTTGGTCAGGATGACCTTTTCCACTGGAAGTGCAGCACAAGCTCTGATTATGCCGCCAATGTTATTTGGCTCTCGCACTTGATCACAGATTACGGTTATGGGAAGTGGGTTCTGTTGCTTCCAGATATTACTCATATCAACCGGTTTCTCGACGATTGCCATCAATCCGGGACAGGTTGTCAACGTCGACCAGAAACTCATATCGCCTTCAGACACCTTGTAGCAGGTCACATCTTTCGGTGCGAATTTTGACACCAATTTCAGTTGTTCAAGGTCGCTgaatatcaaatattttagtGGAAGTCCACAGGTGATTGCGTCGAGAATGAGACGTCTACCTTCTAACAGCAGCAGATGCTTAACATTGCGTTGTTTTTTCGACTTCACCAGAAGCATCAATTGCTGAAATGTTTCATTGTTTCGTTGTAGTTTTGTGTAGCGGAATCCAATCTCTTCGTCAATAATCAACTCAGGTGAACTTTTCTTCAAGTCTTTCTTCTGTACAGATGCACTGGCAGTCTTAATCGGCTGTTGAACTGTGTCATTTTGGACTTCTTTTACTATTTGCTTCTTTCGATGTTTTCGGTTCTGCTTTCCGTTGTCGTACTGTTCCAGTAAATTCCGTTTACTCACAAATGAACTGTGCCGCTGATTATTCTCAAACAGACTCTCTTCTACCGACTGTGCGGCCAGTACGTCTTCGACTTCGCTACGCAGCAGCAATGGGGCGGTATGAAAGAGAATAGCAGCTTGACGGATGTCATTTACAATTTGTCTGTTTGATACTGTTTTCCGTATAAGCGACGATAAACAAAACATGATGAAATGTCTTGGTTCTTTTCACTACTTgtgtttgattttgattttgtaagTCTTGAGAGGTTAACAAAATAGTCCCAGGCTATTTTAGTTTCCAGAAAAAACCCCAACGAATAAAAAGTCATTGGTTTCTATTGTAAATCATGAAATTGATAACAGAGGGCGCTATTGACACGACACGATGTCGGAATaagaacgaaattttattGGGAAAGCAATGCTAATTGTGTGGAACAATTTTGGTCTAATAAAACAATACTTTCATTACAATACTTTTTAGTTTTTACAGTAATTTCTTGTAACAATATGATTGTATGACATATAGTGTTTGTATGGTATTTCGGCATTTGAATCGTTTCTGAAAATCTCCTTACATAACAATCAATGAATACCCATCGGTCGCAAGAGAAttatagtattttacatgctaaaaATCcgttacataactcgggataaaaatgaaaagtctcgttttcgtgtgtttattgacctcggcttcgcctcggatcaacaaaattcacacgaaaactctacttttcatctttttatccctagtcatgtaaaatactattacataactagggataaaaagatcgaaagtagagttttcgtgtgaatttcgtgtgaacacacgaaaacgagatttttcatttttatcctgagttatgtaatggattttacaagcTGCatgcgtcgaaagtagtgctttaAGGTTTTCGACACATGCAGCATATAATTTCAGGCTTATTGTACATGCACGTGCACACctttgaaaatcaaaacaatgTTCTTAAGAGTAATGGACCATTtacaaatttgtagcctacatttaggctcaaaaatatttgttactgAGACAtaaaattgtgtaaatttatgtaatctgcacaggtttctccaagtgggttaagttatgactcacaaaccaattgCTCCATTAAAAGTAAGagatttttgcatgctttaatggttttactttttcaaaaaaagattttggttcagagaaatcttcaaaaaacgaatattgttccgcctaaatgtagactaCAAATTTGAAAGGGtccattatttttttaaaaagcttAAAAACTACGCTGAAAACATTGAAAGTATAAAACAGATATAATCTATCTTATGTCGACCAGGAGGGCATCGAGATTTCCAAAATTCTGGTAATACTTCTTGATCGTGTTAGTAAATAATGAACCAAAACTTGTGATTTTGTGCGTTTCGTAACTTTATTGCTACATCATCAGCTAATCTAAAGCATGGGAAAAACAGAGAAGTGTACATTGAGTTCCTATTATAAGTAGatccaattaatttttgttgtttgtttcaCTTGTAATAGTAACTCAATGTAGTTTTCACTGTTTTTCTCATATCCTATGCTTATAGATTAGCTGATGATTAGAAAATAACCCATAACCAAACATTGAGTAGTGCCAGAGTTTCGAAGAAACTGAGTGTCTATCGTTCACGTTGAATATCTCGTTTAAGCCGAAATTAGTGTATCTGGGTACGATTATTGGACTATTTacgcaaggttctgaaagaacatgttaagacactttcgagttgatcacgaaggcggtgtgatcaaaattttccaattcatATTTCATCTCATATTTAATCGTAGATGCTTATAAACCCTCATGAGACCCTATTTGACCTGAAACAATGTCGCTATTTCCACGACACGGATATTATTAGTTGGTGAACAAAAAGTAAATCACAGATCAACCTGGTGTCCTTAGAGATACTAAGGTTCAGCCCGAGGATTTTTATTCATCGTGATcaaaaactgtttttgtttcagtgtttgaaaattataatgaTGATAATCTTGTATGATGGATCTACTATTACCTCTCTAGTGAGGTAATAAACTTTCCCGAACGGACATAGGTAATAAACGATTTCCAAAGGGGCAACCATACATGTAATGTTAAGTTTCCGGAGGGGACATGCATTAAAATAGTTTATGTTACTAACACAGACACGACTTTACAacttttcttccaattttaatttgactaTTTAGTGTTTAATGTTTTGATATTTAACACAGGTCAAATCAGGTTCAggtgacctgacctgattccgAGCCTTAACTAGcatcccggcaaaaactctttcagagcaaagttggacgcagtctacagtctatatgtgtgataacttctaaaacaagtgatatcgctagaggtgacgctgtcagcgtcgttacgcaaaattgaatttcacagccaattaattgaaattagctgatctagttttccaaaccattcgccaattatttttttttcagaaaaaattttaaccaacagaattttgactgaaaaattttcaacaaaaaattctgcgtcgcaaagtggcagatgctcacggacaaacctacgagaacatttaatctgccacatgcgacgcagaattttttgttgaaaatttttcagtcaaaattctgttggttaaaattttttctgaaaaaaaaaattggcgaatggtttggaaaactagatcagctaatttcaattaattggctgtgaaattcaattttgcgtaacgacgctgacagcgtcacctctagcgatatcacttgttttagaagttatcacacatatagactgtagactgcgtccaactttgctctgaaagagtttttgccgggatatcagtcgttttagaagttaagtcggaagttgacgaaaattagagGTGTGTGCCGgttttaaaatagtcggcggcggtgcgccgactggtaagggatcggcggcggctaaattatttcagaacggCACATTGACTTAGTGTCAAACTTCGAAAGAACTCAGCTGATAACATtgtgatgctgagttgcataaagttGTTTTAGTAACACGCTAATACGTACCAATGATGAAATGGTCCATAATTGTGAACATAAATAGTGTTGATAATCAAGGCTCCACATTTTGTCTCTTTTTATACACTTTAGgatatgcaaaaatttcaaaagtctTTTTGTTACGCTAATTTTGCACAtctttgatttgaaatgtttcaagTATGTGCATGTTGTCAAAATTCGCAATAGTAAAGTCTACCTCTACACAGTAATCTTTGCATAAAATGCGTAATGTGCAGTGCCGCATCTAGTATACTCATACTCAGTGCTCCGGACCATTCTAACCTAGCGCACTTACGATCTATATCTATAGGATACCAATATTAGTTGTAAGACGCCGCTCAATGAAACCATATTTTactttgaagtaaaaaagttggtgcaaTATTACGTCTTCTTGTGAAGATGTGACactgttaattttttaagttatGGACTATGTATGCAAATGATTTTATTCTGCCGCTATTTTgagcataaaaatgtttatactaattatgcaaaaataaaagatatcaataaatatcgtttcatctataaatttattcattactTCATATGAAACCTTGAAATATGTTTATGAACATTGTAAAAGTAACATTTGAAGTcgtattccaaatttttattaaaatcgttgtaaatgttgcacacattacaaatgcaaataatatgaaaacctAAATTCTATATAACTTAACGTGTAGAAACGCTTTCATAGAAGAGAACATATACATTTTTAGCCAAACGTGGCCAACGTTTTGTCGTTAAGTTTGTATCATTGAGAAGGTGTCATTGATTCCGAATTATAATGTAAGCTGTGTAGTGACCGCTATGTTGACTATTccctgaaaatttgacgaaatttgaaaatttgacgaaaatcgaaaatttgacgaaaatcgaaaatttgacgaaaattaaaaaatttgacgaaaattaaaaaatttgacgaaattcgaaaatttgacgaaattcgaaaatttgacgaaatttgacgaaatttgacgaaattcgaaaatttgacgaaaatcgaaaatttgacgaaattcgaaaatttgacgaaatttgacgaaattcgacgaaattcgaaaatttgacgaaatttgacgaaattcgaaaatttgacgaaatttgacgaaattcgaaaatttgacaaaatttgacgaaattcgaaaatttgacgaaatttgaaaatttgacgaaatttgaagaaagtaattctctatctgctaccattcaagaaatatctccaaaaccccaattgacccacccatttccaactttcgacatttttcgcaaatgcccttcttttctactcgtaaaactctgagactttgccgaagaaagtaactctctatctgccaccattcaagaaatacctctaaaaacataattgacccacccatttccaactttcgacatttttcacatatgccaatgtgttctactcgtaaaactctgagactttgccgaagaaagtaaatctctatctctcataagccaaaaaatatgagtcctttcatcctacgctcgagtagctcaaaatttggtcactctgaccactctagctcaaccaaatctgcaccaatttttctaattatttttttgttcgattcgtgtggcgaatacctttcatttgatgggtcacacgcccctgcaggtttcaatacagctgagctacagctgaaaacgcgttcccgaccctcgaaaaccacactcagaaaccacttcgaggccaataaaacaaaattctggtttttcctggggtagtggcgtatcacattttcatttttatgcccaccctgaggttcctgcaaaatttcatggagattggctgactagtttccgagatcgaccgtcgatagatagacagatagacagatagacagatagacagatagacagatagacagatagacagatagacagatagacagatagaaacatacagagtaagttgaaagattttgattgtttggaaaacgttaatttggtgcattttctatcaaaatgaccaacttcaaaacgatgtatctccggcaattttaaagttacatagtcgagtgatagctcgttttgctcgtatttgaagtgcgaataagatagaataggatttgtggtgatacaggccaaaggaaagaaacttaaattctcgcctatatatagttgccgcgtctcaaaaaaatttcttcgttctttttttggaagttagactgcgtcaagtcctccgctatcgctccggacatgatgcatggcctatttttgagaattttttaaaaagtctGGAAAAGGATCAAATCAGTTAAAACAACATTAAATTCGTTGTTACCTGTTCAAACAATTAAATATTCGAAAGAAtctttcacatttttgaagaaactttcataatttttttgagaatttcaattctcaaaaattggcCCTGCTAGCATGAGTAACAGTGCTGTGTATTTGCTGCAATTGCTTAATTTCACGGAAaccacaacatttttcaggtGGAATTTGAGAAATTAATGAAtctaattcccaaaaaaaaggaaatcatTAAGAAGCTGGATGAAGACAAAACACTAGCCAACTCTATGGCAGATTCGTGCTATGCGATGCGTACGTGAAGAGATTTAAGGAGGTAATTGACTTCTCTTTTGTTTTAACGTTATAAACCGAGATCGGTAGCACCGATGTCACATGATCgtactttatttattttaacacaaaactcAAAGCTGTTTCATTCCTTGTTGCACCAAAGCCAATCCACATAATCCACATGACATTTGGTATgtgtgttaaataaattaagtaCGATCATGAGACATTCTGTATGTTACTGGCAGTAGGAAGAATTAGCTTTTTCTCTGTTTCTATTATGTAGGATTGTAACCATATAATTTTATACGTAATTAGTTCAAAAAATGTACCAATGTTGGGGAAATTGTTCGTGTTAATGGTAGATGCTgttttttagttgaaatggaaccaattttaaatga
This window encodes:
- the LOC119069736 gene encoding rRNA methyltransferase 3, mitochondrial; this translates as MFCLSSLIRKTVSNRQIVNDIRQAAILFHTAPLLLRSEVEDVLAAQSVEESLFENNQRHSSFVSKRNLLEQYDNGKQNRKHRKKQIVKEVQNDTVQQPIKTASASVQKKDLKKSSPELIIDEEIGFRYTKLQRNNETFQQLMLLVKSKKQRNVKHLLLLEGRRLILDAITCGLPLKYLIFSDLEQLKLVSKFAPKDVTCYKVSEGDMSFWSTLTTCPGLMAIVEKPVDMSNIWKQQNPLPITVICDQVREPNNIGGIIRACAALPVEKVILTKGCADQWDTKALRGGAGSQFLVPTMGPMAWDSIYSVLPRTYNVLVAENNADNAETLLGSSDMDRFVAYTDIPQCENCVIVIGGETEGVSAEAYELMKTSRDGCCVHIPLANGVDSLNTSTALAIILFEIRKRMTERMKNQCQGNDALSAERE
- the LOC119069743 gene encoding dnaJ homolog subfamily C member 8, translated to MCSTPGSSKHENFDDFYSEVKQIEKRDAVLTSEQQINRLLRPGSTYFNLNPFEVLQLEPEATVTDIKKKYRSLSILCHPDKNQDNKDQAQQAFEVINRAYKVLSNDITRKKCLEVYEEAKDRTDHMIAEKKKKLKKDGRGDESIPEDDPDKYKHSIYVMVMKLFADMERRRQQLETRDMEERKRKRESEIEEEEKKKADKEWQKNFEESRQNRVQSWHSFQSGSSGKKAKKQKKSLAFNPPKLKPEMR